A window of Sorex araneus isolate mSorAra2 chromosome 3, mSorAra2.pri, whole genome shotgun sequence genomic DNA:
GCACAATCCCCAGCATTAGGTACCCACTGGCCTCAGAGCCAGCaaggagagacacagacacacatcacatcacatcacatcacatgcTTTCCTGGtagtattttccttctttctccctcttactCCTCCAgccaggcagagctggggagacCAGAGCTGTCTTGGAGGGTCAGCTGACTGCTTGCAGCCGCCACCAGGTGGCCACAAGAGACTGGGCTGCCAGCCTCATGCCATGCAGAGGCCCTGTTACGGCACCATGGCAACGGGGCAGGTACATACAGGACTCCCAAGGAGGGTGCTTGTCTCCCTCTCATTCCCGCCACCCCACAGCGCcccagaggcggggcggggctcctCCTGAGCGGTCCCAAATGAGCCCAGGAGGTTTGCAGAGGCCTGCGGCGTGTATTGCGTCTGGatgtgggcaggggcaggaggctggCGCTGCCCGGGACAACAGCCCCTGCGGTGGCCTCTCTCTGCTGCGCAGGGCCCCTTCACCCTCTGCCCAGCGAGCCACCATCAAGGGCTGAGCTAGGGGCCCAGGTCCTGGGtgccaccctccacccacccacccacccacacacacacacagaccccaccCAAGGAGCTGGGAAGTGAGCCTGGGCTAGGGACCCCTCAGGGCTGCCCCGGTGGGTGGAGCCGGTCCTCCAGGCCGTAGCTGATGTCCTCCCACAGGTCATCCAGACGCGCCTGCAGCTCTCTCCGTGCCTCGTCGCTGTCCCCGGCGGGGAAGTCGGGGACGAAGGCCCGGTGGCCCGGCGGGGGCGGCGCCAGCTGCTGCTGCACCTGCGCGGTCTCCTGGTCCAGGGCGCGGGTGAAGGCGGCGATCTGCAGGAAGGTGTCGTGGCGGAAGGCCTGCAGCTGCCGGCCCACCTCGGCAGACAGCTCCTGCGGGTCGCGGCCGGCGTCGGCGCGGGCGAAGGCGCCCAGCTCGTGGCGCAGCTGCTCCAGGTTGTGCCGGATGCGCGCGTGCAGCGCCTGGGCCTCGCGCGTGAGCTTGCGGGACAGCGCCTGCACGCAGCGGCCGAGGCGTGCGGGGCTGGCGTGGGCGGCGTGCGGGGCCACGCTGCGCTGCAGCTCCTGCACGTGGCGCCCGATGCCGCTCACCAGGCGCTCGGCGTAGGGGTGCACGAGCTCCTGCACGCGGCTCGTGTGCTGCACCACGCGGCCGGGCAGCTCCCACAGCCGGGCCTGGGCGTCGGCTCCCAGCAGGCGCAGCTGCTCCTGCAGCTCCTGGACGCGCAGGGCCACCTGCTCCATCAGCTCCACGGTGTAAGGCAGCAGCTGCCGCCGCAGGCCCTCCAGGTGCCAGCCCACGCGCTCGTGCGCCTCGGCCATGTAGGGCTCCAGGCGCGTCCTcacctcctccagctcctcctgcagctgctgccTGACGGCCACCGGGTCGTGGGGGAGCCCCGGAgactccctgccctgcccacccagAGGACCCAACTTTTCCAGCAACGTGTCCACAGTGTTGAGGTCTTGCTCCAGGCTGTCCTTCAGGttgctgggggagagaggaggaaggtcCCAGCGGTCAGACTGCAAAGCCCCCCATcttcctcctgccaccaccccaaATAGTGACCCTGGTCCTCTGTGGAAACCATGGAAGACGGTGGCTCCAGAGCAGGGCTCTCGCCTTCCCGCAGGCAGGCACACTTGCTCCaatgcccctcacccccaggtGGTCCCTTTCAACCTGGAGGCAGGGGGGGTCCTAAGTCCCGAGTCTCAGTGGGCAGCAAGTGGCTATAGAGAGGTGGTGGTCAGTGCTACTAGGGATGAAGGActtggggggcgggcaggggtgttggggtcacacccatgggtgctcaggggctatttctggctctgtgttcaggtgtgagccctggtggtgcttgggtggggGGGTCCACGTGCggggctggggattaaactggggtctgggcgtgcaaggcaaacgccttcacccctgttctatctctctggttccaagaGGTCTTTTTGTTGTAGATgttgtaaatttatttatgtagTGCTGGGACTAGAACTCAAGTCCTGGGCATGCAACATAGTCTTCACTGCTGAGACATATCCGGGGTCCAGGTAGAGGGTTCGGGGGAgcccaggaccaccagggctaGGGTTTGGGGGCAGTGAGAAGCAGAGGAGGGAGAAGTGAGAGGCAGGGCAGCATCCTGGGGTCCGGCCgtgccctccctccacccacacGGTTAGCCCTGGCCACTCACAGGGACTCCTGGGCCAGCTTCTGCTGCTGAGTCAGCTCCACTGTGCCTTTGTCCCCACTGCTCTGGCTGAAGTAGTCCCAGAACCCTTTTCGTGCCTGGGCAGCTGAAAACACTGTGGACAGGGATGAAACGATGAGGGGCTGGGTACACGCGAGCTCAggcacatacacagatgcacacatgcatgtgcatgcgtgactgcatatatatatatacacatacatacttgcacatgcaaacatacatacacacacaggtacatacaAGCTCACACGGGTGCTCGCTCTCACGCACGCAGAGTGCACAGCCCCCCAAGGACACTACCGCATGTGTGGCAGGTGGGGACCCACCTGTGAGGAGGGCCAGCGCACAGGTCAGAGCGGCTGCCACATCCGCCATGACGACTCCTAAGGAGGCGAAGGGAGGCTGGTTAGAGGGTGGAAGCCACGGGGCCTGGATCAGGGGGCTGAGCTGGGACCCTCAGTCGGGGGTGGGGCTCCCTTTCCGCCTCCATCATGTCGCGTGGAGTGTGACTTGGCCCCTCGGGGCCCCAGAAGCAGTGCTCtaggccccctctgccccctcttccCTCAAGCACTTCTTttcccactccatcccacccccatttCATGGCTGGAAAAACTGAGGTCTCCCCAGGGATGGCTCAGGTGGTCCCAGAGTCTGTCATGGGGTCccattcccacccacccacccctgtaATCCTCACCACTCCCTCCCCGCGATCTATGGCCTGGTGCCACCCGCACATGCCCAGCTGCTCACCTGCTCTGTTCTGGGCACAGAGACTGACTTTCTGCTTTATACCCCGGGGCCCGTGCCTCTGGCAGCGCTCGTCCTGAGCAAATACCACGTGGAGGGTCAAAGGATGGCCTCCACTGCCTCCCGGTTCTCACCTCCTGCCCTTTCCTGGCACCGAGTGGGTTAATGGTGCATCGGTCCACCCGGGAGGCTGCTCCGGGAGACAGGTGCGTGCTGGGGCTTACACCAGAGTGGGGCGGAACTGCTCACCCCATTTGTCCAAACCAGGATCCTCCCCTTCTCTGGCTAGCTGCCGGCCCACCAGCCTGTTTGCGAGGGGCTGAGGGGTCTGCTCTTACTCAACGGTGCAGGGCCACCGTGCCCCAGCCAGAGGGACAGTCCCTGCCAGCTGCCGGCGTGCCAGGAACAGCCTGAGCAGGGCTGCCTTAGGAGGGTTAAAGGCCCTCCTCCTTGATGAAATAACCCCAGAACAAGCAAGGAAGCCAGAGGAGGTGAGGAGGAGCTGGGGAAggcacctgggccaggggttcctTCCGGGGGAAACGCTGCTCTCCCCACCCAggcttggaggaggaggagaaggaggcccAGCGCAGAGACCCAGACCTTCTCTCATCACGcgccctctccatctccctcttggtaatgggggacacacctggtggccAGGTAATTCCCCGCAACACTGCAGCATGCAAAgcccgtgctccagcccttttgctTTTCGTTCTGCggccacaccctgaagtgctcagggattactcccggcggggctcaaggaccagatggggtgtcagggatcaaacctgggttggcggcgtgcaagagAAGCgccctgtgctctgtgctatcaccccgGCCCCACGCTCCAGTCCTTGAACGATCTCCAGGACCCTGACTCCAATGCACCATATTTCTAGCTCCTGACGGTTGCGTTTTGTTTTGGACAGCTCCTGCCTGCAGGTGTATTGATACAaaccgcacgggcagagcctcgAAGGGAGCAGCCTGGGCTGCTGGCCGTGGCTGGCTGACCGGAGCCTCTGACACAGCCTTAGTGGGGGCCCAGCATTCTGGGAGCTTGTGCTTGGGCTGGGGCTGCCGCGGCCAGGGGATCCTTGGTCCCGGGCTTTAGGTTTTGGCCGGCAGAGCTCAGAATTCCTGGCAGAACGAGCAGGAGCCCTTTCCCCAGGCTTGGCATGAGCCATGCAGGCAAGTCAGCTGAGCTGGCAGCTGCTTACCTCTAGGACATGGAGCCAGGGGTCTGCCTGGGATTCACCAGGGCCTTGAGAGTCTCACGGTTGGCCCGAAGCTTCTTCAGGTCCTTTTATCCTCTGCCTCTTGGCAGCTTCGTGGGTTCCTCCGGAATTTGGGGTCCACCCCTTTAAGGGGCTCACACCTCTGTGATCAGGGTTTCTGGGTGCCATTTTCAAGACCGGCATGGTTCTCGGACTTATCCATGTCTATACCTTGCCTGCTGCACCTTAGGTGCTGGGAccaggagggaaaaataaaacaactttttttgagggggattgttttggggtcactgaTAGGTGTCCAGGGGCTGCTCTGAGTTCTGTGTTTGGAGGCACTACTGAAGGTGCTTCGGGGACTGTGCGGTGCCAGGCACAGAATCCAGACTCCTATGTGCAAAGCTGTGCTCGAGCCCTTTGACCCCCAGCCCATCAACTCCTGATTCATGTTCTTCGGtctagcgtgtgtgtgtgtgtgtgtgtgtgtgtgtgtgtgtgtgtgtgtgtaagacagtTCTGAGGTTGAGTACAGGACATTACACATGCCACATGCCGCCTCCTTAGTTGATCTGGAGGAGAGAGAtttgtctcttgtctctcttctTGGTCACATTCACAGCCTCATGTCatagctttttaaattattttgttaaattaaattattttattttggggtctcacccagttgtgctcagagcttacaagtcctgactctgcattcaggaatcaatcctagtgaggcttgagggaccatttagGATTGGTTcaaccaggaattgaacccaggttggatgtgtgcaaggcaagcactttcacagctgcactatctctctggcccatatgtTGCAGCTTTTGTCCAAATTTCAGCATCTCTAAGTCCACCTTTCATCCAGCACAGGGAAGGAGAAGGGTGTGCTCCCTCCCTTAAGACATGTTCCAGAAATTGCACTCACCACTTCTACTGACATCCCATTGGCCACAGCATCGTCACATGGTTAGCATTAGCTGGAAAGgaggatgtcactgtcactgtcatcccgttgctcatcgatttgttcgagtgggcactagtaatgtctctcattgtgagacttattgttactgtttttggcatatccaatacgccacgagtagcttgccaggctctgccgtgcgggcgcaatactctctgtagcttgccgggctctctgagaggggcagaggaatcaaactcgggtcggccacgtgaaaggcgaacaccctacgcgcttgtgctatcgctctgtaatttttattctggctctgtagtttaaaatttaaaaataggggctggagcgatagcacagcgggtagggcgtttgccttgcacgcggtcgacccgggttcgattcccagcatcccatatggtcccctgagcaccgccaggagtgattcctgagtgcatgagccaggagtaactcctgtgcatcgccaggtgtgacccaaaaaagcaaataaataaataaataaataaaatttaaaaataattttaaactacaATTATAAAAATGTAGTTTTGATATGCATACACACTACATTGAAGAGCGTGAAACAGGAGTTCATGGGGCTGGAGGTGGCTCAAAatataggggttttttttttcattttaactgtCCTACCTATTCAGTCAGAGAGAAACAaatgggggcgggagggatagtacagcggggagggcgctcccctctcacatggctgacccaagatTGATCCCCCAGCttcccacgtggttccctgagcactgccaggagtaattctggaggacagagccaggaacaaaccctgagcatagccaggtatgaccccaattGCCCCCAGCCCTCCACATTGCCACATTGCCAACAGAGAAGAACAAATGCCACAGTATCTAGCTCATGTTAGATCTAAAACAAACACGCAAAAGTACCCTGAACTCAGAGACACAGAAAATAGATGGCTGGTCACCGGCTGGTCacctgggatggggtggggcacTTCTGTGTCTGCATCGAATAATTCCAAGGATGTCATACATAGCACGAAGACTTGTGTTAAACAGCATTGGAGGATGTACTTGGGAGTTTCTGGGCTGAGGATATAGCTcaggggcagagcacttgcctcgtAGATGAGAGTACCGAAATTTCATTGCCAACATTGCAGGGTATGTGCTAAGGGGGGAAGAAAGTTGCTAAGAGGGTAGACCTTATCACCATCATCTTTATCATCGTATAGAAtgacatgtatttattttattttattttttattttatttattattattattattattagtgaatcaccatgagttacagttacaaacttatgaactttcatgtttgcattttgttcacctccctccaccagtgcccagtcccctccaccagtgtttccagaatCCCTccgaccctcccaccccaccccaccccaccccacctctgtggcagggcattcccttttgatctctctctccttttgggtgctgtggtttgcaacagaggcactgtgtggccattgtgtttggtctatattctattttcagagtgcatctcccatcctgtgtgggtcctcaaaccacactttacctggtgttcccttttctatgtgagctgccccttcctccagcatgtggggccagcttccaagccttggagccaacctcctggtacttatctctactattcttgggtgttagtctcccattctgttattttatattccacagatgagcgcaatctttctatgtctgtctctctctttctgactcatttcacttagcatgatacttcccgtgttgatccacctatatgcagaggtcatgacttcatcttttctaacagcagcatcgtattccattgtgtagatgtaccaaagtttctttaaccagtcatctgttctagggcactcaggttttttccagattctggctattataaacagagcTGCAAGAATGACACGTATTTAATAATAAGTGCTTATCATAAgaaaagtgcagagccaggaataagccccgagctttatttatacacacacacacacacatatatatatataaaattctgtgATGATGGATGTTATCTAGACTTATTGTAGTGATCCTTTAGGAATAGATGCAAATATTAAAGCCTCATGTGACATGTCAATGAATGCTaatcatatttcaataaaaagaaaaatagatgaaaatattttctagcaggggctggagcaaaatatagcaggtaaggtggtAAGTGGGTAAGATAGtacttgcatgctgcagacctgggtttaatccctggcatcccatgtggtccccctagcactgtcaggagtgcagagctatgagaaaaccctgagtattgccaggtgtgcccacccatgcccatttttttaaattaaagaaaaataagtttatttcagAGAACCACTCACAGACTCTCATGAAAGGGACTCTAAAGGATCTGGGAACAGAaactgaaaaggagaaaaatacaaacagaagCAATGAAATTAGTCAGTGCTTAGGTGAACTGAAAAGCATAGTGGTTTTCTATGCATctctatataattatatttgaaacatatgaaattagtatttttctttgtttttgttttggggtcacacttggcaatgctcagggcttattcccaacaatatactcagggaccactctggcagggcttggaggacgacttgagtgctgggtatcaaacctgggttggccacatgtaaggcaagcaccctatccgctgtactatctctcaggccaatgaagttagttttttttttcttttttgggtcacacccggcgatgcacaggagttattcctggctttgcactcaggaatcactcctggcgatgctcaggggaccatatgggatgctgggaattgaacccgggtcagccgagtgcaaggcaaatgccctacccgctatgctatcactccagcccctgaaattagATTTTTTATAAGTAAAAGTTGGCCAAGTATTTTCAATTACCTGTAGTTCAACCTAACACAAAGAATTTTTGATTGCTATTATTGTAGGGGTcacttcctttgtgtgtgtgtatgtgtgtgtgtgtgtgtgtgttgcaatgGAAcgggggatcaaattcaggacctcacatttgcaaggcagatgctctattcttttgagccacatccctcaCCCATTAACATAAAAGACTTTTCTAGGTAGTTTGGCGTTATCATATTCACTGAtgtgtttttaatcttttgaacTGTGCTTGCCACATGATGGGGGGTCTTGATAAATATATCTTGCTAAAGGGACTTCATAGGTGGCATAACAGAGAGTGAGAAACTAAGATATTAGACCAAAGTATCCTGGAAAATGGGCAAGGAGAGATCAAAGTTAGATCACCCTGCAATCTTTGCATTGctcagaaggaagagagggatatTGATCATCTCCAGACTTCCTCACATCAAGCAGGAATATTGAGCTTTTGAGGATCACCCATTAGAAGAATACAAAGAACCGATGGCGTTCAAACTAGACAGGGGGTGAAACAAAGACTAAAAAACATCAAATTGACTCTGGTAAAGGATGGTGGATTGATCACCTACATTAGCTGCTGCTCGTTTCGGAAGTCCCAAGGAAATGGCACGAAAGTGCACTTTTCAAAAATGCATACGCGCACAAAGAGAACAGGACAGACCAAAGACATTGGGAAGCGTCAAAAACTTCCAGATGGTCAAATAGCTGTCATTGGACACCCTTGAGACAATGGAATTTAAAGCAGCACTGGAATCAATCCTTGGCTTGTAGTACTGAACCCCTAGGAACACACGCATTGGTAGCATCAGATTCTTCTGGAAGCAACAGTGATAGATGGCTAAAAGGGTGGCTGTTGGAATTGGAGACATGGTTACCCAGTTTGTcctttaaaaagctttttattgttggagccggagcaatacacagtcagtagggcatttgccttgcacgtggcagacccaggtttggtccccagcatcccatattgtcccctgaggaatacttcctgagtgcagagccaggagtaacccctgagcatcgttgggtgtggccccaaagccaaatttaaatataaataaataaaggaaacttttcatttatttatttatatttttatttatttctttatttttattgaaacaccgtgagagcagttgcaaagttttcggtttaagtctcagtcatacaatgatgaaacacctgacccttcaccactgcacattttccaccatcaaaaaccccagtatcctcccccacccatcccacACCCTTTCCCTACCTGTGTGGGAGACgatttccacgttactctctctctctactttgattacattcaacatttcaataccaaacccaccattgttatttgggattttaccccaacactcagatctgccgaaaaggcaacattagactatttgttttctattgctggttataaattgcatatgatgatgtgcACCCCCTATTGTGGCCACactattttggaattctgaagtttcaaataattaaatttgaagggatttctgtcaaaagccgctgtgttccgagctctgttctgagtctctgggatcatggccgataAGCAGCTCAatcgatcagcagccagagggctcattCGGGGTCTCGTAGAGGTAAGCCCAGGTGGAGGGCCAGCTCCgctcccatcccatgaggccccgcaTTCCTCGTCACTTcgggcccctccctggctgcccctaggcctctggaagacgGCAGCGGCGACCGAGccgccagggaaaacaggccaaggcacgaaacccattcccacctggggtggcccggcGCCGGAAACCTAATGTgtagtccagatgcatttctgcccaaagccgcatgcttgatattcagcaatacaatgatcgatcacccatccctccgccagtgcaaaccatccaccaccagtatccccattaTCCCTTGCTTTTCCATTTCAGACCttatcctgcctctatggcagacaattgctcagatactctctctatTGTtctgggcattatattttgcctgggtattcccaccaccattcaagcctgccttctaggggcaatgctagatcatctattttccattgctcactttgtatatcaggaaaggttcggagaaatagtcccggtccccacataccagagccaagCTGGTAGAAGTtcatggttgccgggattccatctggagaaggcggggagactgcacctgctccatctggggcctcCCGGTGATATCGGCTcggtttggggcctggagcattttctggtgttgtggtgcccaccggccaggattcttcactcaaGCTTTTTATTATTGCTTCATTTTTTCCCAGCCAAGACCAAATCAAGGCTTAAGCATTGCAGTTGGCTATTAAGTACTCTTTCATCTCTTCTGAACAAAAGACACAAAAGCtttcctgcttttgttttctcctcAAATAACATTAACTTTTTGGAAAGATCAAGttatttgttttgtaaaatattcCATATTCTGGCTCTGGAACCATAGCACcatgggtaggatatttgcctagcatgtggtttgatacctggcatcccatatggtcccctgagaactgctgggagtgatccctgagcacagagccaggagtaagccctgagcacccccaggtgtggcctcaaagcaacaacagcaacaaagtaaaatttaaaagtccTATGAtattggggaacagttttcccccaatGTGCCTGGACACATTGAGTGCCGGTCATTACATTCATTTCTGTACCTCCTGTGTTTCCTGTAAACCATAATGGAGACTTCAGGGCTGAGTTATACTCAAGGTATGTTCAAGTATTTTTTGCAAGAGCACTTGGCAAGTAAGGCAGGGACACTACCCTATGTGGCATCAGGAGACACATGGCAACTGGTCTTCTGACAACTAGGGGGACCCAGAGTTTTATCCCTTGGTACAGTGGTCTGTAAGGTTACTACAAGATTGCTTGTTTGAAGAAGCACtgtgtgcgcacacgtgtgtgtgtgtgtgtgtgtgtgtgtgtgtgtgtgtgttgctagtGATTGAATCCAGATCTTCTACATGAAGACATGAGCTCTGCCACTGAGGCACATCCTTGGCCCCAGATCACTCACTTGTAAAGGTGGGCCACCTGCTTTTCAAGTCTGCAAGAAGGGACCAGAGATCGCTCCcggggtagagcacatgcctcccTATGCAAAAGACCTGAATTTTATCCCTGGCAGTTTTATCCCCAGAGTTGTCTCTGAATATCCGTGGTGGCCCacctggcccccgagcactgctgggccggAGCAGAGAACCATCAGGTTTGCTCCCAGGGTCAAGAGCCACCAGTAGTGAGTGAATCCTTAGCATCAGCGCAGGTGACTCTTATCAAGAAAAAactaaacatggggctggagcaatagtacagcatggaggGCATTTGTGTGGTGTGCacccagcctgggttcgatctccggcatctcatagggtcccctgagcactgccaggagtgattcttgagtgcagagtcaggagtaagccctgagcatcaccaggtgtgatccaaatttAAAGAAAAGCTAAACAAGGATGGGgggtgatagtatggtgggtagggcatttaccttgcacacaactgacccaagttcaatccccagcatcccatatggtccccggagcacctctaggagtgatttagagtgcagagccaggagtaacccccgagcaacaccaggtgtgccccccaccccccaaaaaaaaacctaaaataaatacatatcagCAAGTAACAGACTAATGATCTTATGATCCTTTAGTACCTATAATTCCTTGGACACTGGATCAATTTAGCACACATGCCAGATCTTTGCCTGAATTGATGAATGCATTGCAAAATGGTGatggtcttttttatttttattttttccagaacaGTGATTTTCTTgttctcctcttcctctgacAGGTTTTAGCTGACACAACTGTTTGAAAAACTCCTTCTCCTCCATGGAGAGGAGCCAGTTTTTCCTGGAGAGCTCGTGTGGAGAGCTCAGTCCCTCACCAACGCGCCCTCCCTGTTCAGCGAGACCTTCTGCTTCTCGGAGATGAGACTTCCATATGTTCTCGGGCTATTTCTGGCCTTCCCATCCTGCTCCATTCTGTCTCTTCATATGCCAGTGCCACACTGTTTTACTTTAGGGGGCTAGATCAGCTTCCCATCAGCTTCACTCATAAACACAAGCGGCAACCAAAAATCACAGCACATCTCAGCCAAATATCTCCGACATCAAACGTGGGCCAGAATGGAAATGTAACAGAAACGTGGGCTAGGTGGAGACGCAAGAACCTTTGGGAGGAAAGAATATATAGAAGGTTCAAGTAGCATTTCTCGGTCAGGGCTGCACGGCCCACCCATGGGCTTCAAGGATAGTCCAAAGGGACCACAGGGGGAAATTACATCAGTGATTGTCCCCTCACAGCATAACACTAAGGGAACAGCCAGCAAGTTCAGGGGAGGTCACAGAAAGAAAACGTGATTGCAAGGGGACTATGGTAAGGAAAAAGTAGAGAAGCCCCGGGCGAGAAAACCCATGCAGGAGGTGACGTTTGTGAATCAGAAGGCTGCAACAAGAGGCAGAATCAAGGGGACTGTCATTCCAGAATGttctgggggagggaaggaagggcatTTGCAGATGGGAAAGTGCTGTAGAGCAGATCGGATGAAAGGGCACCAAATGCAACCCCTCTGCCTGGCTTTTCCTCGCCCGGGGACAAGAGACCTGAGGGCTACCAAGACAGAACATTCTCAGTcacaccagaaaataaaatagagcgCATCGTATTTTCCAAATGAGATAGTAGTCCTGGGGTTCAGATCCAACAGGACAGTTTTGGGGCGCTGGGAAAGGGGCACTGGGGCAACAGCTGGTGATGCCagctggggctcaaactcagggtctcGCTAGATGGCACCACTGGAATCCTCTCTTGGGGCCCTACAAAGAAAACCTTTCAACTTCGAGGGCCAAAAGATTAATTAGCATGAGGGGGCCATGAGAGATACACCCTGGGGTGCAAGATCTCCAAAAGGAGTCAAGTCTCATGCATGCTTCTTGGAAAGACAGAGGAGGACGTGCTCCACCAACGAGGACATAAACCGAGGGAGCAAGCCTCGGTTCTGAAACGGGATGTTCTCCTGGCCCACTGCCCCCTCTTCCTGCAGCCTCCCAGCTGCTCGAGACCTGGGGACAGCCACggctgaggggagagagaggtttTTTGGGAGGATGCTGGTGTGTGGTCAGGCTCAGCCAGCC
This region includes:
- the APOA5 gene encoding apolipoprotein A-V, translated to MADVAAALTCALALLTVFSAAQARKGFWDYFSQSSGDKGTVELTQQQKLAQESLNLKDSLEQDLNTVDTLLEKLGPLGGQGRESPGLPHDPVAVRQQLQEELEEVRTRLEPYMAEAHERVGWHLEGLRRQLLPYTVELMEQVALRVQELQEQLRLLGADAQARLWELPGRVVQHTSRVQELVHPYAERLVSGIGRHVQELQRSVAPHAAHASPARLGRCVQALSRKLTREAQALHARIRHNLEQLRHELGAFARADAGRDPQELSAEVGRQLQAFRHDTFLQIAAFTRALDQETAQVQQQLAPPPPGHRAFVPDFPAGDSDEARRELQARLDDLWEDISYGLEDRLHPPGQP